Proteins from a genomic interval of Desulfofustis limnaeus:
- a CDS encoding 4Fe-4S binding protein — MSTPVVPIQRYRWLRRARVVMQLGCLLLFLWLFSKTDYDGSDTIDYAVNLLFRIDPLLALCTMLAARAFILLMAPALVVVGLSLLFGRFFCGWICPLGSLLDGTQSLLKNSRSGHPTLFPSLAATILLAVLVAAALQLPLAGYVDPFSILVRALAQAVYPALHNLAEWFFTFTYQQAPPWVNALTEPLYAFLKAHVLPFQRKYFDLALLSMAVLLAIVSAEAVQRRFFCRNLCPLGALLGWFARLGVTGVAGGTEACGSCRLCSRICRMGAIDEQRHINPNSCILCMDCLVQCPRQVIGLQMQAPGRRGAGLSLSRRRFIGTVLLAGALPPVLGVRRLTAAPNPELIRPPGALAEDAFLQRCVRCAECIQVCIGNGLQPSLLEGGVEGLFAPRLVARTGYCEFNCTLCGQVCPTGAIRVLSLEEKHRSKIGHAWFDKDRCLPYAKGVPCIVCEEHCPTPDKAIRFREVVVVDDSGRDVPLHQPYIVDAFCIGCGICETKCPLPGRAAIFVTSDGEDRHPDRRLPANPGGSSSGYGGY; from the coding sequence GTGAGTACACCTGTTGTTCCCATCCAGCGCTACCGCTGGTTGCGCCGGGCGCGGGTGGTCATGCAACTTGGCTGTCTGCTTCTGTTCCTCTGGCTCTTCAGCAAAACCGACTACGATGGTTCCGATACCATCGACTATGCCGTCAATCTTCTCTTCCGGATCGATCCCCTGCTGGCTCTGTGCACCATGCTGGCGGCCCGGGCCTTCATTCTTCTCATGGCGCCGGCCCTGGTGGTGGTCGGCCTCAGCTTGTTGTTCGGCCGGTTCTTCTGCGGCTGGATCTGTCCGCTGGGAAGCCTGCTGGACGGGACCCAGTCACTGCTGAAAAACAGCCGATCAGGGCACCCGACGCTGTTTCCTTCCCTGGCGGCGACCATTTTGCTGGCAGTGCTGGTGGCAGCAGCGTTGCAGCTGCCCCTGGCCGGCTATGTCGATCCTTTTTCGATTCTGGTGAGGGCCCTGGCTCAGGCGGTTTATCCGGCCCTGCACAACCTGGCGGAATGGTTTTTTACCTTCACCTATCAGCAGGCGCCGCCGTGGGTCAATGCGCTCACCGAACCGTTGTATGCCTTTCTGAAGGCGCACGTCCTGCCCTTCCAGCGTAAATATTTCGACCTGGCGTTGTTAAGCATGGCGGTGCTGCTGGCGATCGTGTCTGCCGAGGCCGTGCAGCGCCGGTTTTTTTGCCGCAATCTCTGCCCGCTTGGGGCCCTGCTTGGCTGGTTTGCCCGGCTCGGGGTGACCGGCGTGGCCGGTGGCACTGAAGCGTGCGGCAGCTGCCGACTGTGCAGTCGGATCTGCCGCATGGGGGCGATCGACGAGCAGCGGCACATCAATCCGAACAGCTGTATCCTCTGCATGGATTGTCTGGTTCAGTGCCCGCGTCAGGTCATCGGGTTGCAGATGCAGGCGCCGGGGCGGCGAGGAGCCGGTCTTTCCCTGTCTAGACGCCGCTTCATCGGGACCGTGTTGTTGGCTGGAGCTCTTCCTCCCGTGCTCGGTGTGCGCCGCCTCACTGCCGCCCCGAACCCGGAATTGATCCGCCCGCCCGGTGCCCTGGCCGAGGATGCGTTCCTGCAGCGCTGTGTTCGCTGTGCCGAGTGCATTCAAGTCTGCATCGGCAACGGTCTGCAGCCGAGCTTGCTGGAGGGCGGCGTGGAAGGGTTGTTTGCCCCGCGCCTGGTTGCCCGTACCGGCTACTGCGAGTTCAACTGCACGCTGTGCGGTCAAGTCTGCCCCACCGGGGCCATTCGGGTCTTGAGCCTCGAAGAAAAGCATCGGAGCAAGATCGGTCACGCCTGGTTCGACAAGGACCGTTGCCTCCCTTACGCCAAGGGGGTTCCCTGTATAGTCTGCGAGGAGCACTGCCCGACGCCGGACAAGGCCATCAGGTTTCGCGAGGTGGTTGTGGTTGACGATAGCGGGCGGGACGTGCCGCTCCATCAACCCTATATCGTCGATGCCTTCTGCATTGGCTGTGGCATCTGCGAGACCAAATGCCCGTTGCCCGGCCGGGCTGCGATCTTCGTCACCAGCGATGGCGAGGATCGGCATCCGGACCGCCGCTTGCCGGCCAACCCCGGCGGATCGTCATCCGGCTACGGAGGCTACTAA
- a CDS encoding ABC transporter permease has product MFRFEEKIIPLDTWVNQFIDWLVEGYRWFFQSIKLPVDLTLTALEKGLNALSPLIAIALICLIAWRVSGIKLSLFSALSLVLIGLLGLWSDTMTTLAMVFSSVIFCTIVGIPLGIWAGRSDRFNAILRPCLDAMQTTPAFVYLVPIVMLFSVGNVAGVLATIIFSLPPIVRLTSLGIRQVHPELVEAALAFGATDWQVLRRVQIPLALPTIMAGLNQTIMMALSMVVIAALIGAGGLGAPVILGLNTLDIGRAVIGGLAIVLMAIILDRVTQSMGKN; this is encoded by the coding sequence ATGTTTCGTTTCGAAGAAAAAATCATCCCTCTTGACACGTGGGTCAATCAATTCATCGACTGGCTCGTGGAGGGTTACCGGTGGTTCTTTCAATCCATCAAGCTGCCGGTTGACCTGACCCTGACGGCTCTCGAAAAAGGGCTCAATGCGCTGTCGCCCCTGATCGCCATCGCCCTGATCTGCCTGATCGCCTGGCGGGTGTCGGGAATCAAGCTGTCGCTCTTCAGCGCTCTCTCGCTGGTCCTTATCGGCCTGCTCGGGCTCTGGAGCGACACCATGACGACCCTGGCCATGGTCTTCTCATCGGTCATCTTCTGCACCATCGTCGGCATCCCGCTCGGTATCTGGGCCGGCCGCAGCGATCGCTTCAACGCGATACTGCGCCCCTGCCTCGACGCCATGCAGACGACGCCGGCCTTCGTCTATCTGGTGCCGATCGTCATGCTCTTTTCAGTGGGCAACGTGGCCGGGGTCCTGGCTACTATCATCTTTTCACTCCCGCCCATTGTCCGGTTGACCAGCCTCGGTATCCGGCAGGTTCATCCGGAACTGGTCGAGGCAGCGCTGGCCTTCGGCGCCACCGACTGGCAGGTCCTGCGACGTGTCCAGATCCCGCTGGCCTTGCCGACCATCATGGCTGGACTGAACCAGACCATCATGATGGCCCTGTCGATGGTGGTCATCGCTGCTTTGATCGGCGCCGGTGGGCTCGGGGCTCCGGTCATCCTCGGCCTCAACACCTTGGATATCGGCCGTGCCGTAATCGGCGGGCTGGCCATTGTTTTAATGGCCATCATACTCGACCGTGTTACCCAATCGATGGGTAAAAACTAA
- a CDS encoding MarR family winged helix-turn-helix transcriptional regulator, which translates to MNDRAAYIQRITRHLRILFRTIQAHAKQVEATCGLSGAKLWMLYEINSNPGLKVSELATALTIHPSTCSNMLDKLEEQGLISRSRSGRDQRTVQLCLTDQGKALLGQAPQPAQGELNRALQSLPDQRLHDLEAELHTLIQAINGTNEDAALMPLPGD; encoded by the coding sequence ATGAACGACAGGGCAGCATACATACAGAGGATCACCCGCCATCTTCGCATCCTGTTTCGTACGATCCAGGCGCACGCCAAACAGGTTGAAGCCACCTGCGGGCTGAGCGGCGCCAAACTGTGGATGCTCTACGAGATCAACAGCAATCCGGGCCTCAAGGTATCGGAACTGGCGACCGCCCTGACCATCCATCCCTCCACCTGCAGCAACATGCTCGACAAGCTCGAGGAACAGGGTCTCATCAGCCGCAGCCGCAGCGGCAGGGATCAACGCACCGTCCAACTGTGCCTCACCGACCAGGGCAAGGCCCTGCTTGGCCAGGCACCCCAGCCCGCCCAGGGCGAGTTGAACCGAGCCCTGCAGTCGCTTCCCGACCAGCGCCTGCACGACCTGGAAGCCGAGTTGCACACCCTGATTCAGGCAATCAACGGCACCAATGAAGACGCGGCGCTGATGCCGCTGCCGGGAGATTAG
- a CDS encoding DUF362 domain-containing protein: MINRRRFTRRLVYAAAGMMVPFSPVFVRPSPAAAQKPPELAVVSGPDYPALVREALRLIGGMERFVRPGKSVVVKPNIAWDRPPELAATTHPQVVGTVVELVLAAGAKQVTIFDHTCNEPRRCYVNSGMTELIETLRDRRVRLEHIDRRKFVRTSIPAGRSLREWEIYQDILTADCHINVPIAKHHGLSRLTLGLKNVMGAIGGNRGRLHHGLAQNLADLATVIKPTVTLIDATRILMDNGPQGGRLEDVRRTDTVIASADPVAADAVATTLFGLRPEDIETTVAAARMGLGEMDMSRITVREHRL; encoded by the coding sequence ATGATCAACAGGCGGCGCTTCACACGGCGGCTGGTATATGCCGCAGCGGGAATGATGGTTCCGTTTTCCCCTGTCTTCGTTCGTCCTTCTCCAGCTGCAGCTCAGAAACCACCGGAACTGGCTGTGGTCAGTGGGCCCGATTATCCGGCGCTGGTTCGGGAGGCCCTGCGTTTGATCGGCGGTATGGAGCGATTCGTCCGGCCTGGAAAGAGCGTGGTGGTCAAACCGAATATCGCCTGGGACCGGCCGCCCGAACTGGCGGCAACCACCCACCCGCAGGTGGTCGGGACCGTTGTCGAACTGGTACTCGCCGCCGGTGCCAAACAGGTCACCATTTTTGATCACACCTGCAACGAGCCGCGCCGGTGCTATGTCAACAGCGGTATGACCGAACTGATCGAGACTTTGCGCGACCGGCGAGTACGGCTCGAACACATTGATCGGCGCAAGTTTGTCCGGACGTCCATCCCTGCCGGCCGTTCTTTACGGGAATGGGAGATTTACCAGGATATTTTGACGGCCGATTGCCATATCAATGTACCGATCGCTAAGCATCACGGTTTGAGCCGGTTGACGCTGGGCCTGAAGAACGTGATGGGGGCCATTGGCGGTAATCGGGGCCGGCTGCACCACGGTCTCGCCCAAAATCTTGCCGATCTGGCGACGGTTATCAAACCAACCGTGACGTTGATCGATGCCACCAGGATTCTCATGGACAACGGGCCCCAGGGCGGACGTCTGGAGGATGTCCGCCGTACCGACACGGTCATCGCCTCGGCCGATCCGGTCGCTGCCGACGCGGTGGCTACTACCCTGTTCGGCCTGCGCCCGGAAGACATCGAAACGACGGTAGCCGCCGCCCGGATGGGGCTGGGTGAGATGGATATGAGCCGGATCACCGTCCGGGAACATCGTCTGTGA
- a CDS encoding DUF2868 domain-containing protein, with the protein MKESFRAMLAEGCEHRFSRCIPPPLSTIIFATTTLSRNFDLLSASMADNWTYRDTVDLDYCLDRDRGLSPETIHQRDRQIFLDACQAEADNDRQLVACWLRHRLIQLFPGSSPPSPGARLEKLWRTAGVLLMCGGGVAGFGSGLAFFNYSGTTPVNVFHFLLLFVLPQLVLLVLVFIGAAARASRLLRTPSLTSRLYLRLFTFLARRRSDADRLLDLVRSISTTGRLLFWRCFILSQKIMICINGGLLAATLLKVATTDQAFGWQSTIQVSGPVIHRLAQLLAAPWSWLIPATLAHPSLADIEGSRIILKEGIQHLATENLVAWWPFLVFALIFYGLILRLLLLLVGTLLQRRALRRFHRGRPDVMRLLRRMQTPLLTSGASDQADSLQGVPEPVQPPAGSTHQPPLAMTALLALVPEDINNECSEAVLNRLLYPHGFSVAARELLRLDEPFPSGLLQRLAASARKHGGLLLLTEAWSPPINDWLHGCGEIRTAMGPDLPLIVGLLGFLRQDGSFNRPSAEDTSLWRHVLAARHDRYLEVIELGETGPDAQESSS; encoded by the coding sequence ATGAAGGAGTCTTTCCGTGCAATGCTCGCCGAAGGGTGCGAACACCGTTTCAGTCGTTGCATTCCACCGCCGTTATCTACTATCATCTTCGCCACGACCACGCTTTCCCGCAACTTCGATCTGCTTTCGGCATCCATGGCTGACAACTGGACATATCGCGACACCGTCGATCTCGACTACTGCCTCGACCGGGACCGCGGCCTGAGCCCCGAGACCATCCATCAACGGGACCGACAGATCTTTCTCGACGCCTGCCAGGCCGAGGCCGACAACGATCGACAACTGGTCGCCTGCTGGTTGCGCCACCGCCTGATACAGCTGTTTCCCGGCAGTTCCCCCCCTAGTCCGGGAGCACGCCTGGAGAAGCTCTGGCGCACGGCCGGGGTGCTGCTCATGTGCGGAGGGGGCGTCGCCGGTTTCGGCAGCGGTCTGGCCTTTTTCAATTATTCCGGGACCACGCCGGTAAACGTCTTCCACTTTTTGCTGCTGTTCGTCCTGCCCCAGCTGGTGCTACTGGTGCTGGTGTTTATCGGGGCCGCCGCCCGCGCCTCGAGACTGCTCCGTACCCCATCGTTGACCTCCCGCCTCTACCTCCGCCTGTTCACCTTCCTGGCGCGCCGACGCTCGGACGCTGATCGGCTTCTTGATCTGGTACGCAGTATCTCGACCACCGGCCGATTGTTGTTCTGGCGTTGCTTCATCTTGTCGCAGAAGATCATGATCTGCATCAACGGCGGTCTGTTGGCCGCTACGCTGTTGAAGGTCGCCACCACCGATCAGGCGTTTGGCTGGCAATCGACGATCCAGGTCAGCGGACCTGTCATCCACCGGCTGGCACAGCTTCTCGCCGCCCCCTGGTCCTGGCTCATCCCGGCTACGCTTGCCCATCCATCCCTCGCCGACATCGAAGGCAGCCGGATCATTCTCAAGGAGGGCATCCAGCATCTGGCCACCGAGAATCTCGTTGCCTGGTGGCCGTTCCTCGTCTTCGCCCTGATTTTTTACGGCCTTATCCTGCGCCTGCTGCTGCTTCTTGTCGGCACCCTGCTGCAGCGCCGTGCCCTGCGCCGTTTCCATCGTGGCCGGCCGGATGTCATGCGGCTGCTGCGCCGCATGCAAACCCCGTTGCTCACCTCGGGTGCATCCGACCAAGCCGATAGCCTGCAAGGCGTACCGGAACCAGTGCAGCCGCCCGCCGGCTCGACGCACCAGCCGCCACTGGCGATGACGGCGCTCCTGGCCCTGGTTCCTGAGGATATCAACAACGAATGTTCGGAGGCTGTCCTGAATCGACTCCTGTACCCGCACGGATTTTCCGTTGCCGCTCGGGAGCTGCTTCGCCTCGACGAACCGTTCCCCTCCGGCCTGCTCCAGCGGTTGGCAGCCTCCGCCCGGAAGCATGGCGGGCTGTTGCTGTTGACGGAGGCATGGTCACCGCCGATCAACGACTGGCTGCATGGCTGTGGCGAGATCCGGACCGCTATGGGCCCGGATCTTCCGCTGATCGTCGGCCTGCTCGGTTTTCTTCGCCAGGACGGCAGCTTCAACCGACCATCCGCCGAGGACACCAGCCTCTGGCGTCACGTCCTGGCCGCCCGTCACGACCGTTACCTTGAGGTTATTGAACTGGGAGAGACAGGTCCCGACGCCCAGGAGTCATCATCATGA
- the proX gene encoding glycine betaine/L-proline ABC transporter substrate-binding protein ProX — protein sequence MKHLVLTAALTLAALGGFAPIASAAELPGEGVTVNPARATWNTGFFQEALVRRGLETLGYEVNKPKDLQNPIFYKSVALGDVDYWANGWFPMHEAQLPKDFAEKAEKVGYVAKAGGLGGYLVSKKEVEEFGITSLDDFKRDEVKKAFDSNGDGKADLTACPPGWGCEKVIDHHLGVYDLTNHINPSKASYEAGMAAALGNYKDGKPVFFYTWTPNWTVFKFKPGEDVLWINVPEIKPSDAQKGSEERMTVAGVVGAVSDPVKMGFVASDIRIVANKGFLEANPAAKRFFEVFTLPLLDINEQNTRMNEGEKSEQDIERHVDDWIAKNQQTWDGWLAEARKAGQ from the coding sequence ATGAAGCATCTGGTACTGACCGCAGCACTCACTTTAGCCGCCCTGGGCGGTTTCGCCCCCATCGCATCGGCGGCCGAGCTTCCGGGCGAAGGCGTTACCGTCAACCCGGCCCGGGCCACCTGGAATACCGGGTTTTTCCAGGAAGCGCTGGTACGGCGCGGTCTGGAAACCTTGGGATACGAAGTCAACAAACCGAAGGATCTGCAAAACCCGATTTTCTACAAATCGGTTGCCCTGGGCGATGTGGATTACTGGGCCAACGGTTGGTTCCCGATGCATGAGGCACAACTGCCCAAAGACTTTGCCGAGAAAGCGGAAAAAGTCGGCTACGTGGCCAAGGCCGGTGGTCTGGGTGGCTATCTGGTGTCCAAGAAGGAGGTGGAGGAGTTCGGCATCACCAGTCTCGACGATTTCAAGCGGGATGAAGTGAAAAAAGCCTTCGACAGCAACGGCGACGGCAAGGCCGATCTTACCGCCTGTCCTCCCGGCTGGGGATGCGAAAAGGTGATCGACCACCATCTCGGTGTTTACGATCTGACCAACCACATCAACCCGTCCAAGGCCTCTTACGAAGCCGGAATGGCAGCTGCCTTAGGTAACTATAAAGACGGAAAACCCGTCTTCTTTTACACCTGGACACCCAACTGGACCGTCTTCAAATTCAAGCCGGGCGAAGACGTCCTATGGATCAACGTGCCGGAAATCAAGCCCAGTGACGCTCAGAAAGGCTCTGAGGAGCGGATGACGGTGGCCGGCGTGGTAGGTGCGGTCTCCGACCCGGTGAAAATGGGCTTTGTCGCCTCCGATATCCGCATTGTCGCCAACAAGGGGTTTCTCGAGGCCAATCCAGCCGCCAAGCGGTTTTTCGAGGTCTTTACGCTGCCCCTGCTAGATATTAATGAGCAGAATACCCGCATGAACGAAGGGGAAAAGAGCGAACAAGACATCGAGCGCCATGTCGACGATTGGATCGCTAAAAATCAGCAGACCTGGGATGGCTGGCTGGCTGAAGCCAGAAAGGCCGGACAATAA